A stretch of DNA from Babesia bovis T2Bo chromosome 2, whole genome shotgun sequence:
CGTTTTGCTACTAAGGGTCCTTCGGACCCTTCACCTGCGAATAAGTCACCATGTGGGACGGCTGCTATGGGTCCATCTCTAAATACAACTACGCCCTCATCACAATGTCCCACTCGTACTGTTTTAACGCCTAAATCAGGACCCCGTCGCAAGGCTGTTGTCGTTGGTTGCAGCTATTCTGGCGATTCCAAAGCATCACTTCGTGGTCCTTGCAATGATGCAATTCTATTTGCTACAGCTTTGATAACGCATATGGGTTTTGAGGCTGATGACATCCTTCTTTTGGTTGACACTGAGCCTGCATCTGTTTATATCCAACAGCTGGTATACCTAGCATCTGCTCAAACGCCTATAAATGCTCCAGCTCGCAACGGCAATGGTAGGCAGAAGACAGGTGTCATAGGGGGCATGATTGGCGGCTTGATAGGTGATTTCCTTTCTAGGATACCCCCTGATGTTGAACTCGATATTCCTGAGATGCTTATGTTAGATTCACCAGGCAATCCAGTATCTGCTGAAAACCTTCCAACTCGCGCTAACATTTTAAAGGCTTTGCGCTGGATGGTAAACGGCTTACGTCCTGGTGACAGTGCAGTATTCTATTTTTCTGGCCATGCTGTACAAATTGACGACATGAGTGGCTGGGAGGGTGAGGGCTATGACGAGGCTCTTGTACCATGTGACTACATGGAGCATGGCGATCCTTCTCGGGGCTTAATTCCAGCTCAGCAGATAAGACAGCTAGTCCAATCAGTTGGTAGGAGCAGTCAGGTTACTGTTGTTTTGGATACCGTGGGTATGCAGACGGCGCTTGACCCTGCTGGTCGCAGTGGCCCATGGCGTTACATCAAGGGCGCCATGTTGCGTGGCATGTGGCCCTTGGCTGACGCCACTGGCAAGATGCAACGTGCTGTGTACGACCCTGAGGTCTGGACTAACGGTAACATGCAGCAGCAATTGGTATTACCTAAATTCTTACCGGCTATGCAGGTTGATTGTACTTCAGCTCTTATTGATGGTTTCATATCGTCTAACACTGAGGACAAGAGTTCCAATAGCATTTGTATAGCAGCTGCACCTTTTGATGATGTTGCTGTAGAGGCTATGTTCCGCCCGATGTCACTTACAGATCGTCCTATTATGCGGATAACCACTCAGGGTTGTGAACAGGTTGTTTGCCACGGTGTGTTTACATACTGCCTTGTGGCTACTTTAACTCGTGACCGCACTTCTAAACGCGGCGGTATAACTGTACGTGAGTTAGTGGCTGGTATTCAACAGAGGTGCCAATACCTTCGTGGCACTCGTATGCCTAAGCTGCGTCAGATGTGCGAGGCTACAATTCATCCAGCTGGCCTTGCATCACTGGACAATTTCTTTGTATCGCCTTGGGGAGGTCGTTTACTTCCTGAGCGCGCTCGTCGTCCAGGAGTCGAGAACTCATACAAGTCGCTATCAGCTGGTTTGGGAGCATTTTTAACTGTAAATGAAGCTTGGATGCAATTACATACTGAGGGTCGTATGCGTGCTGCTGAGCAGCGTGAGAAGTTTGGGCGCATGCGTAGCGCCGTTGTTAATGGCAGTCGTATGGTAACTGCTGACTTGCGTCAGATGATGGCGTCGCAGGGATACGTATCTCGTAGACCGAGTGCCGCTATTATGATTGGTCAGGTACCATCAAGGCAACGTTCCGCTGCTGGTAAAAGCTGGTGCGGTCAGCCTCAATACCCTCATCAGTATATGGCTCAAGATTTTAACATGCCTCATCATGCCGTATACTCGATGTCACCCATGGCTGTTATGAACCCAAGTGGCCAGTACCATCCCATGGGACAGGACTATGTAGTAGATCAGCATGGGATGATGTATCCATCTCACCACGTAGCTCAGCCAATGCAGCGTGAGTACTACGTTGCTGAGCCTACAGCGCAGTTTTGCGGATACCCGCAACAGTTCGTACCGGGTACATTTGCACAGCATGTGCAACACGTCCAGCCACCAAGGCAACAGCAGACGTGTCGCAGCAACACTGCTGCTTTGTTCAAGGGCTCGAATCACCAACCACAGCACGTGGGTCGCACTAGGACTTCGGCCTGTAGGCCTATGGGCATGAAATTCGCCGAGCCCATTACCAGTGCTATGATTTCACAATTACCTGTACATCCTGGGTACAATTAGTCTTAATATAGTTTAATAATGTTCACGCATAATGTCTTTAGTGGGTGAAATCTTGGGTGCGTCGCACATGTCTCAATACCCCGTTCCGGAATCCACTTTTGAAATTAAACATGACGGAAGACGTGATGAACGACGATTTTGATAGTCTGGTGACCAAACCGACTGAATTCATTGATTATAATTGTGATATTAAGTAGGTTCCGTTAACTCGTTTGATGTGCAAGCTTTACAGCAATGGATTCAATGACCTTTTGAAATCGCAGAAGTTCGACAAATTAGGGTTTAATTACAATGTACTGTCTATTTTGGGTTGCCAGAGTAGTGGGAAGAGTATGTGTTACTCTAGCAATTTAATGTGTTACAGGTTCCTTGCTCAATAGTGTCTTTGGTTTGGATTTCGATGTTATGAACACGAAGCTAGGCCACAGTCAAACTACTAAAGGTCTTTGGGGCGCGTTGGTGATTCCTAAAGACACGGGAAGTGGGAATGTGACTATTGTTATTGATGTAGAAGGCACCGACTCGCGTGAGAGAGGTGAAGGCCGATTAACTTTTGAGCATCGTTCTGCGTTGCTCTGTTTAGCTATATCTGACTGTGTGGTTATTAACTTGTGGTACCATTCTTTGGGTAACCTTACTGGTTCTAACTATGGTCTTTTGAAGACGGTTGTTGAAGCTAACCTTGAGTTAGCCGAGGCCTCTGAGAACACGCTGTAGGTTTTAGACTATAGAATGGCATATGTTTGCAGTGCATCTGGAGATTATAAAACTGTTTTATGCTTTTGCATTCGTGATTGGTTTCCTGAGTTGGCACCCCTTGAGACTGTTCGTCAGAAGGTTGTGAATGAGTACATGCTGGGCATATGGAATGACATTAACAAGCCTGACAAATTTAAGAACAGCAAGCTTGAGGATATATTCCGTTTTGAGTTGTATGGGTTCAACCATGCACTTGTTCATCCCGATGAATTTGCGAAAGATTCATCAAGGTTCCGCTTAGCGTGGGCCACCAGCATTAGCCCGAAGTCATATTCTCGCGCAGTCCCTTCAGATGGCTTCTTCTACTATGCTAGCAACATACTTCAGACCGTCAAGGATCAAAGCCATTTAGATATTCCAAACCAGCGTGAGATGTTGGCTAACTTCCGCTGTCAAGAGATAAAGGGTGGTGTTTTGGATGAGATGGTTCCATCGATTAGCTCCATGCTTACTGATGCCCAATCTGGTGTTATGGACGATTTCCAACATCGTGCGGTTGAGTTGGTTGATGTGGCCGTTGGTAAGTACCTTGAGCTTGCGTCAAGGTACGACAAGACAACAAGTAATAAAATTGGCAATGAGCTTGTTATTTCAGTTTTTAGCAAGTTACAGCCGGTATTCGATGCCATTATATCACACCACTGCTCTGACTTGGCAGTGCGTGCAACTGTGAGGTTGAATGAGAAGTTTGCCATCAGTGGCAAAGAACGTTCACCTATGGTTGGTGGCCAGAAGGCCGCTGATGTATGGCCTAAGTTCAATATGTTAACTGACGAAATAAAGGCTGAGTTGTACAACTCGCTAAATTCGCACATACTGTCGTGTGCGATTAACTATTCTCATGAATCTGGAATACAAGCGCAATCTGATTTTGACACATCTGCTGCCGTTGACATGTTCAATGTTACATTTAAGAATGAAGTTGAATCTGTGAGAGCACGTCATATACGTGCTTTACTAGGCCAGATAACTGATTTGGTGGACTCTGGCTTTAAGGTTATTGGTGAGGCCTTATTGGAGCGCAATGTTACGAGTGACAAGTATTGGGGCGATGTCAATGATCTTATTGACCGCGCTTACAGTACGTGTTTGGACACTATGGGTCCTTGTTATACAGGGCTTGTACCATCGGTACAACCGAATGAGTTTGAGTATTTGGCTTTTATGATACTACTCCAAGCAACCAAATGTAACTTGGAGCGTACTGAATCGCGTATTACTGATATCATACTAGAGCGTTTTGAGCAGTTTTTCCAATATCAGGAATTCAACGGGGAGACTGTCCCACGCGACTGGGGGTCTTACACTGAAGAGGAGCTCAAACAGACCTATACACAATGCAAAAAGGAAGCACTGAACATAGTTGCTGTATTGCGTGACTGTTCTCCACCCACTCTGGAGGTACCGGCTTTTGAAGTGTCCTCACTAAAACCTAACCATGTCTTATACCAGGAACTGTCTGCAGGTGTCGATAGCTTGAGGGCGACAACTACGTCACTCAGTGACGAGGTCCTCGTTGATACTGTTAAAGCGTGCAGGAAGCGATTCCAGGAGTTCTTCAGGACGGCTCAGCAAATACAGAGTTCGTCTAAGAACGGTATATCGTGGAAGAACATACCGCCGCCTTTCTGGATACTTTTGCTACTATGCTCGTGGAATGAGTTATGCAGCGTATTACGGATCGTATTCAAGGTACAAGTGCTAATCCCTTTGATTATACTAGGCTTCATCGTTGTACAATACTTCTCGCATTTGGTATTCGGCACCTCGGCTGATGCGTAAGTTGCTAGGCATGATATCCAATTGATGCAGGGTATTCCGACCGTTTAAACGACAAGCGCGGGAACTAGCGATGGTCGGCACTAAATGGATCTTTAAAGTGGCCACATCAACCGCTGCTGCCGCAGTCAATGCAGGGGCTAAGACTACATTCCTATCAGATGATGACAATGACAGCGGCAAAAAGGCCGAAGAAAATTGAGTTTTTAAAAAACAGAATTGTGATTATTTCACAGTTGAATGATATACTAATTAGTCAGGATTATATAGTCCTATGGTGTGTATACAGTAGTCACCGGGTGGTGTAGACACTCCCGGAACCATACACACTTTAGATTACTTCTTAGTACTAGGGTCCAGAATAAGGGCGATATAATGCAGCAGGGCGCAACGCCAAAGGCGCCTAAGCGCAGTCGCAAGGATTCGGATTCTGATGACTCTGAATCTGACCTTCCGTTGAATAAGGTTGTTGAAAGTGTCGGTGGCAAGAAACGTGATCCCCTAGACCTTCGCGTAGTTGTAGAAAATGATGCAGTGGACTGTGAAGCGTAGGTTATTCCATGCCATGGAGCATATGTCGCAGAAAGGGAGTGGTAAGCTGGAAGGTAGCACATGCGGGAGCATCAGAGCAACCGGGTAGACACCTATGTGTCATATGCGGTTTATTTGCTCCCTACAAGTGTATAGACTGTGCTTCAAAGagaatatcgcaaatgcATACGTATATTTGTGGCCGCGGTTGCCTTGATATCCACAAAAACCACAACTGTGGGAGACCACTGAATTTTACGCATTGGTAATGTATAGTACTAGTTCTATAAATTCGGGTAGTTGAGAACAGATACTTTATAATGTCAGTCATCAAGTTCCATGTGGTCGTCCGTGAATAGGAATTCAGGTATGCGATTGTCGCCTGTGGCATGTTGGCCATGGGTACTCACCACTTACCAGTTGATAGGGCACTTTCATCTGCGGTGGCACCTGCAGGTCGCGCCACGTTGGCAAAGTGTATCCCTGCGTTGTTAAACTTGACCATGAGCTCTAGAAATTCAGCGATTGACACTGTAATGCTGCGCCGATTAGACAACCCGGATTCTTCAAGTATGCCCATACAGTAGTCCTGGAAACGGACATTGAGATTACACAGTAACAACATACCTTGAATGGCATAGGTTCGGGTGCCTTGCCGTTGATAGTGCACCAATTTTTGTAGTTACCCTCTAAAACTGACAGAATAGCCTGTTTCTTGAATAGACTCCGAAGTGTACGACGCTTCCGGGTAAAGCAGACACGAATCATACCATCCCACTCAACAAAGTCGATCTGTTGTGTTTTAGACGTTGTGCATCATTACTCACCACCAATGGCTGTTCACGTGGCACTATCTTCACAATCATGCTGTCAACCTTTGGAGGTGGGTTGAAACTACCTGGAAGCGTATAGGAGCAAAAGCGTCAACATACCCGGAGCAACCTTGCAAACACGAGTTACAGTACAAAACAGACGGGTGTTAATGGCCAAGCGGCCGTATTTAGCCTCGTTGGTAGATGCCAATAAACGTTCGGCAAATTCTTTCTGGAACATTAAGACAGCACATCTAAATAGCGGACGGTGTGATAACAACTTGAATACGAAGGGACTTGATATTTGGTACGGTAAATTGGCCGTACAGACGTCAAATTTGGGGTATGTTATACGCAACGCATCTCCTTCAATTACATCAAGGTTGCTGTAGCCCATTGACAAGCAGCGCTTCTTCACCTCCCCAACCATACGATTATCGATATCGATGGCAATTACTTTACGAGCCAGGGGAACTAGCCGTATAGTCAAGTTACCAGTACCTAAAGAAGTATAAAATCTAGACTCAATATGTACCAGGTCCAATTTCCAGAACTGTATCAGAAGAACGAATCTCAGCGGCCAGTATAATCTTGTCTAGTATACCAGGGTTCTTAAGCATATGCTGACCAAACTTCTTATTGAAGGTCATGCCACCGGAGGTGACCTTTTGGTCCACAATGGCTATAGTGGGCACTGTAGTCGACGCAGGCCTGGATGACTTGGGACCTGCATACAGCAATGATACTTCCAGCTACTTCTACATACCGACAGCGCAAATGCGATATGGTTCGACCCTGAAATGGGTCTTTTGGCGCCTGGAAGCCATCGTTACAACGGCTGTGGATATATCACGGTGGAAC
This window harbors:
- a CDS encoding Caspase domain family protein; translated protein: MQGFGEENPPGSNSFGNGDGISQDSVQVVKTTKFVNVANLADYLSSMSGPNCRVVVQQVEQGSEMAKQLDRALADMQQRKSSAGSDGIPVSQGVIPQHMLPVNSPVAPVQLSTQEESAVPQATQDRRVSRHEFTGAVTTSMVQSSCETFTSSNVHCGQPGELKHRVSSLLMQLKRVNITPCSSLDERGSDHVQHSTVDTYASLNENNLRLFQKDMGKSDIQESCTLSNGSQECNLKVETAASVIPQETPHVDRHPEPTFGDIGSTHANSASSFDEHVQFTPKSNFVESSVSQQLPPEIYMDNHGESRMVRRFATKGPSDPSPANKSPCGTAAMGPSLNTTTPSSQCPTRTVLTPKSGPRRKAVVVGCSYSGDSKASLRGPCNDAILFATALITHMGFEADDILLLVDTEPASVYIQQLVYLASAQTPINAPARNGNGRQKTGVIGGMIGGLIGDFLSRIPPDVELDIPEMLMLDSPGNPVSAENLPTRANILKALRWMVNGLRPGDSAVFYFSGHAVQIDDMSGWEGEGYDEALVPCDYMEHGDPSRGLIPAQQIRQLVQSVGRSSQVTVVLDTVGMQTALDPAGRSGPWRYIKGAMLRGMWPLADATGKMQRAVYDPEVWTNGNMQQQLVLPKFLPAMQVDCTSALIDGFISSNTEDKSSNSICIAAAPFDDVAVEAMFRPMSLTDRPIMRITTQGCEQVVCHGVFTYCLVATLTRDRTSKRGGITVRELVAGIQQRCQYLRGTRMPKLRQMCEATIHPAGLASLDNFFVSPWGGRLLPERARRPGVENSYKSLSAGLGAFLTVNEAWMQLHTEGRMRAAEQREKFGRMRSAVVNGSRMVTADLRQMMASQGYVSRRPSAAIMIGQVPSRQRSAAGKSWCGQPQYPHQYMAQDFNMPHHAVYSMSPMAVMNPSGQYHPMGQDYVVDQHGMMYPSHHVAQPMQREYYVAEPTAQFCGYPQQFVPGTFAQHVQHVQPPRQQQTCRSNTAALFKGSNHQPQHVGRTRTSACRPMGMKFAEPITSAMISQLPVHPGYN
- a CDS encoding Root hair defective 3 GTP-binding protein (RHD3) family protein — encoded protein: MTEDVMNDDFDSLVTKPTEFIDYNCDINNGFNDLLKSQKFDKLGFNYNVLSILGCQSSGKSSLLNSVFGLDFDVMNTKLGHSQTTKGLWGALVIPKDTGSGNVTIVIDVEGTDSRERGEGRLTFEHRSALLCLAISDCVVINLWYHSLGNLTGSNYGLLKTVVEANLELAEASENTLASGDYKTVLCFCIRDWFPELAPLETVRQKVVNEYMLGIWNDINKPDKFKNSKLEDIFRFELYGFNHALVHPDEFAKDSSRFRLAWATSISPKSYSRAVPSDGFFYYASNILQTVKDQSHLDIPNQREMLANFRCQEIKGGVLDEMVPSISSMLTDAQSGVMDDFQHRAVELVDVAVGKYLELASRYDKTTSNKIGNELVISVFSKLQPVFDAIISHHCSDLAVRATVRLNEKFAISGKERSPMVGGQKAADVWPKFNMLTDEIKAELYNSLNSHILSCAINYSHESGIQAQSDFDTSAAVDMFNVTFKNEVESVRARHIRALLGQITDLVDSGFKVIGEALLERNVTSDKYWGDVNDLIDRAYSTCLDTMGPCYTGLVPSVQPNEFEYLAFMILLQATKCNLERTESRITDIILERFEQFFQYQEFNGETVPRDWGSYTEEELKQTYTQCKKEALNIVAVLRDCSPPTLEVPAFEVSSLKPNHVLYQELSAGVDSLRATTTSLSDEVLVDTVKACRKRFQEFFRTAQQIQSSSKNGISWKNIPPPFWILLLLCSWNELCSVLRIVFKVQVLIPLIILGFIVVQYFSHLVFGTSADAVFRPFKRQARELAMVGTKWIFKVATSTAAAAVNAGAKTTFLSDDDNDSGKKAEEN
- a CDS encoding HIT zinc finger family protein; protein product: MQQGATPKAPKRSRKDSDSDDSESDLPLNKVVESVGGKKRDPLDLRVVVENDAVDCEAKGVVSWKVAHAGASEQPGRHLCVICGLFAPYKCIDCASKRISQMHTYICGRGCLDIHKNHNCGRPLNFTHW
- a CDS encoding ribosomal RNA dimethyladenosine transferase family protein; the protein is MASRRQKTHFRVEPYRICAVGPKSSRPASTTVPTIAIVDQKVTSGGMTFNKKFGQHMLKNPGILDKIILAAEIRSSDTVLEIGPGTGNLTIRLVPLARKVIAIDIDNRMVGEVKKRCLSMGYSNLDVIEGDALRITYPKFDVCTANLPYQISSPFVFKLLSHRPLFRCAVLMFQKEFAERLLASTNEAKYGRLAINTRLFCTVTRVCKVAPGSFNPPPKVDSMIVKIVPREQPLVIDFVEWDGMIRVCFTRKRRTLRSLFKKQAILSVLEGNYKNWCTINGKAPEPMPFKDYCMGILEESGLSNRRSITVSIAEFLELMVKFNNAGIHFANVARPAGATADESALSTGDNRIPEFLFTDDHMELDD